A window of Hypanus sabinus isolate sHypSab1 unplaced genomic scaffold, sHypSab1.hap1 scaffold_294, whole genome shotgun sequence contains these coding sequences:
- the LOC132388306 gene encoding gastrula zinc finger protein XlCGF26.1-like, producing MAHQRVHTGERLYTCSVCEKRFTHSSTLWKHQRVHTGEKPFTCSECGKGFTESSTLLVHQRVHTGERPFTCSVCEKRFTRLSHLQSHQRVHTGERAFSCSECGKRFTELSNLQSHQRVHTGEKPFTCSECGKRFTELSNLQSHQRVHTGERPFSCSECGKGFTELSTLQRHQQVHTGEKPFTCSVCGKRFTQLSTLQSHQRVHTGEKPFPCSECGKRFTQSSTLQRHQRVHTGEKPFTCSVCGKRLTDSSTLQRHQQIHTGEKPFTCSVCGKGFTQSSTLQNHQRVHTGERPFTCSVCRKRFTHLSSLQRHLQIHTGEKPFSCSVCGKGFTQSSTLQSHQRVHTGEKPFTCLDCGKGFIYLSSLQRHQRVHTEEKPFTCSECGIAFTQSSQLLAHQSVHNGVAVVMNP from the coding sequence atggctcaccagcgagttcacacaggggagcggctgtacacctgctcagtctgtgagaagagattcactcactcttccaccctatggaaacatcagcgagttcacactggggagaagccattcacctgctcagaatgtgggaagggattcactgagtcgtccactctactggtacatcagcgagttcacactggggagaggccattcacctgctcagtctgtgagaagagattcactcggttatcccacctccagagtcatcagcgagttcacactggggagagggcgttctcctgctcagaatgtgggaagagattcactgagttatccaacctacagagtcatcagcgagttcacactggggagaagccattcacctgctcagaatgtgggaagagattcactgagttatccaacctacaaagtcatcagcgagttcacactggggagaggccattctcctgctctgaatgtgggaaaggattcactgagttatccaccctacagagacatcagcaagttcacactggggagaagccattcacctgctcagtatgtggtaagagattcactcagttatccaccctgcagagtcaccagcgagttcacactggggagaaaccgttcccgtgctcagagtgtgggaagagattcactcagtcatccaccctacagagacaccagcgggttcacactggggagaagccattcacctgctcagtctgtgggaagagactcactgattcatccaccctacagagacaccagcaaattcacactggggagaagccgttcacctgctcagtctgtgggaagggattcactcagtcatccaccctacagaatcaccagcgagttcacactggggagaggccattcacctgctcagtctgtaggaagagattcactcatttatccagcctacagagacatctgcaaattcacactggggagaagccgttcagctgctcagtctgtgggaaaggattcactcagtcatccaccctacagagtcaccagcgagttcacactggggagaagccgttcacctgcttagactgtgggaagggattcatttatttatccagcctacagagacatcagcgtgttcacactgaggagaagccgttcacctgctcagaatgtgggatagcattcactcagtcatcccaactactggcacaccagtcagttcacaatggagTGGCCGTTGtaatgaatccctag